The window AAAACCTCGACGAAGCCGAAACGGTGCTCAGAGATTACCGGGCGACCTTCCCTGTGGTTAGCATGGGACTTTACGAGCACGACACCAATGGAATTTGGCAGCTACGGGAAGAGCTCGACTTTGGCGGCGATACTGACGAAGAACAGCAAACGGATTCAAGCCACACAGGCGGACGTTCCTCCGCTGCCAATTGAGCTGGCTAAGCTCAAACTGGAGCTTCTCCGCAAGCGGCAGGACTGGGGTCATGCCAAGCGTTCCGGCGGCGGTCTGCCCAAAAAGGCCGGCGCATTCATTGCGCTCTTCATGGCCAGACTCAACACCGTCCGGCCCATGCGTGCCTTCCAGCATTACACCCGCCAACACGGGCCGCTGCTGAGCGCAGGCATCGGCTTCAACATGTTCTTCTCCGTGACCGGTTTGCTCACCACCGGCTTCGCGGTGGCAGGCATCGTACTGGGAGGCAACCCAGCCCTGCAGAACGCTGTGATCAACAGCGTGGCAGCGGCTGCCCCAGGGCTCCTGCAGGTGAATGGCGGTGAAGGCCTGGTGGATCCACAATCACTGCTCAACCCATCGGGACTTGGATGGACGGCCCTCATCGCGGCGGTCATCACAGTCTTCGTTTCCCTGGGCTGGATCGCCAGCATCAGGGAAGGACTCCGGGGGGTCATGAGCGCCGACCCCTTGGTACGAAACCCGATTGTTCAAAAACTCATCGACGCCGGCACTTTGCTGCTTCTCGGTGTCATCCTGGTGATCAGTGCAGGCGTCTCGCTTGTCTTTGGCACGGCAGCGGACTGGCTCATAGATTTACTCAAACTGGACGAAGGGATCACCGGGCCCATAGCTGCGACCGTCAAGATTGTGGTTCCGCTCCTGCTGAACTGTGCGACGGCGGCAGTACTGTTCCGGATCGCGGGTGGCCTGAAGCTGGGGCGCCGTGCGTTCCTTGAGGGCGTGGTGCTGGCGGGCGTTGGGACCACGGTTCTGCAATTCTTCAGCACGGAACTTCTTGCCCGTTCCGGCAACAATCCCGTTCTGGCGTCGTTTGCCATCATCATCGGCCTGCTGATCTGGTTCAACCTTGTGAGCCAGGTGTATCTCGTCTCAGCGTCGTGGTCAGCTATCCGCGAGGCTGATACGGAATCGGGAGAGTCCCCGCGCAAGAAAGTCCTCGGTTCACGTCGAGTAGCGCCGCGCACCTGACAGTTTCAACCTGGAGTCCGCTATGAACAACCAACTGTGGATCGCTTGTCTCATTGGGGCTGCGGTTGGACTCGTCGTTGGCCAGCTGGTTTTCAAATCGCCCTTCCTGGGCATCCTCATTGGGGTTGGTCTCGGTGCGCTGGTTGGCGCTGCGGTGGGCCCCCGCCGCGGATAGCCGGAACAACGCGGGGTCACTTGTGGCCTCTTTGAAGGCGCATAAGGGGCCATAAGTGACCCCGCGTTGCTGGTCCTAGGGCGCCGGCACCAGCCCTTCCCAAGCAACCGTCCAGTTGGCAGGGAATCCGGGGGCGTGGCGCTCCGGTCCGTTATCCCAGCCGGCGGCCATCAGTGCCACCGCAGCAAGAAGCCCACCATTGCCCGGCAGGTAGAGCGGCAGTGAGTCGGTCTGGCGATTGTGGCCGTTGGGGAGGACCGTATTCTTGCCGGCGCCCAGGAGAAGCGCATCAACTGCGGCCTCCGGGTCTTCCAGCCGGGCAGCGGTCATGGCCATCACAGGGTAGTCCCAACCCCACGTGCTGGCCCAGTCCCAGTCGGCCAGAACGTCGGAGAGCGTGGCGCGCATGATGGCCGGATCAATGAGATCGGTCTGCGGGAGGACACCGAGGGCGCACAGCATGGACGGGTGGTCGGTTCGTATGGTGAACGGCTCGACGTCGATCGCTGCGTACACGCCGTCAATGACCCTCGGAGGCACCATGCCATCGGCCACCTTCGACCATTCCTCCACAGACTCCAGCCCCAGACGATCCCGCCAAGCAACAGCAGTCCGTAGGCCCCACTGCCAGTAGGCCAGCTCAAACGTTGGGTTGGTGACCTTGGCCCTGATGGACCCGTAGCTCTCCTGGGCTGGAATAAGGGGTGATCCCAGCTCGAAGCCACGTGGGGTGGGGTGCGCGAAGCTGGCCATGAACGCGGCCGATTCGAAGACGATTTCCGCAAATTCCTCCAAGACTTCCCGGCGCGGATTGGCCCGATACACCAGCTCGGCAAGGTGTATGGGGTGGGGCTGCTGCCAGATCAGGAAAGTGCCGATGGGGCTCGGGCTTTCCCTGCCGTCCGGACCTACCTGCTTGGGCCAGCGGACGCCGTCGAATCCCTGTGCCTTGGCCGTCTGGCGTGATGTCTCCAGTACGGTGGAGTACCACCGCAACGACGGCAGCAGGAGCTCCACCCGGTTCCAGTGAGCAAAGTGCGCGGCGTGCCACCAGTGCATCTCCAGATGAAAGCGGCCACGCCATGAATTACAGACCAGCCCTGTTTCCTGCGGAGGCAACGAGCCTGAGCAATTGATAGCTGTCAGATACTGGGACAACACGATCCTGCGTTCCAGTTCCTTCGCCCGCGGATCATCTGTGGCATCAAGCTCGATTGCCCCGCCCGAGGACCAGAACTCTGGCCAGTAGGCCGCGGACGCTTCGATGACGGACCGTGCAGCTGAAAGCTCGACGCCGTTGCCCGCCTTCGTGGCGCGGGTTGGC is drawn from Arthrobacter sp. 31Y and contains these coding sequences:
- a CDS encoding YihY/virulence factor BrkB family protein, producing the protein MAAILTKNSKRIQATQADVPPLPIELAKLKLELLRKRQDWGHAKRSGGGLPKKAGAFIALFMARLNTVRPMRAFQHYTRQHGPLLSAGIGFNMFFSVTGLLTTGFAVAGIVLGGNPALQNAVINSVAAAAPGLLQVNGGEGLVDPQSLLNPSGLGWTALIAAVITVFVSLGWIASIREGLRGVMSADPLVRNPIVQKLIDAGTLLLLGVILVISAGVSLVFGTAADWLIDLLKLDEGITGPIAATVKIVVPLLLNCATAAVLFRIAGGLKLGRRAFLEGVVLAGVGTTVLQFFSTELLARSGNNPVLASFAIIIGLLIWFNLVSQVYLVSASWSAIREADTESGESPRKKVLGSRRVAPRT